Proteins encoded together in one Spirochaetota bacterium window:
- a CDS encoding long-chain fatty acid--CoA ligase produces the protein MSNYPETSIAGIFQNQAEKLGDKAYAAYKKGGAYVDISWKEMNAMVRNLAYYLLSKGIEKGDKVALFSPNRYEWHMAAHAITSIGAADADIYATNSAEEAEYIIENSDSKICLVGGKSHMDKVLSVRDKLPLLREIIVFDDVSDKPEGVTLLSEALKAGEAQANPSLFDDRIKSIQPNDLSTLIYTSGTTGNPKGVMLTHSNFVSNVKNTLYGMRDRKTGKDLLGPDDVYLSFLPLSHSLERTAGFHGAIIMGAKTAFAVDISTIMENFTEVRPTLIICVPRIYEKIHAGILAKVSNAPASKQKIFNFAVNQARKNLPNVCRDIPGRSFKYKIADKLVFSKLKATLGMDRLRFAISGGAPLSVADCEFFIGMGLKILEGFGLTETTPVTNFNRPWLIKPGTTGQAIKDTIVKIADDGEILIKGPQVMAGYYKNEAATREVMTSDGFFRTGDIGAIDEDGCLKITGRIKDIIITAGGKNISPQNIENSLKTSRFIEQVGIIGDKRKFLSALVVPAFVELEAWAKQQGIDYKDSAELLTNPRVLDMMRKEIDENTKQFSRVEQIRKFTLIKAEWTQQTGELTPTQKVKRKAISEKYAKEIEEMYAGDTGD, from the coding sequence ATGAGCAACTATCCGGAAACTTCTATTGCCGGGATATTCCAGAACCAGGCGGAGAAGCTGGGAGATAAGGCTTACGCCGCCTATAAAAAAGGCGGCGCCTATGTCGATATTTCCTGGAAAGAAATGAACGCAATGGTGCGCAATCTGGCGTACTATCTTCTTTCGAAAGGCATCGAAAAGGGCGACAAGGTGGCTCTTTTCTCGCCGAACCGTTATGAATGGCACATGGCCGCCCATGCCATCACGTCAATCGGCGCGGCGGACGCCGACATTTACGCCACCAATTCCGCGGAGGAAGCGGAATACATCATTGAAAATTCCGATTCGAAGATCTGCCTGGTGGGCGGCAAGAGCCACATGGACAAGGTGTTAAGCGTCAGGGATAAACTGCCCCTTCTCAGGGAGATAATCGTTTTTGATGACGTGAGCGACAAACCGGAGGGAGTGACCCTTCTTTCCGAAGCACTGAAGGCGGGCGAGGCCCAGGCGAATCCCTCCCTCTTCGACGACAGGATCAAGAGCATCCAGCCCAATGATCTATCCACCCTGATCTATACATCGGGAACGACCGGCAATCCCAAGGGGGTAATGCTAACTCACAGCAACTTCGTCTCCAATGTAAAGAACACGCTCTATGGGATGAGAGACAGGAAAACCGGCAAGGACCTTCTCGGTCCCGATGATGTGTATCTTTCCTTTCTTCCGCTTTCGCATTCACTCGAAAGGACCGCGGGTTTCCACGGGGCGATTATCATGGGCGCCAAGACCGCCTTTGCCGTGGATATTTCCACCATCATGGAAAACTTCACGGAAGTGCGTCCCACCCTTATCATCTGCGTACCGAGGATATACGAAAAAATTCACGCCGGGATTCTGGCAAAAGTTTCCAATGCTCCCGCGTCAAAACAGAAGATATTCAACTTCGCCGTCAATCAGGCGAGAAAGAACCTTCCCAATGTGTGCCGCGACATTCCCGGGAGAAGCTTCAAATACAAAATTGCCGACAAGCTTGTCTTTTCCAAGCTGAAGGCAACTCTTGGCATGGACCGCCTGCGTTTCGCCATTTCCGGCGGCGCCCCCCTTTCCGTCGCCGACTGTGAATTCTTCATCGGAATGGGTCTGAAAATCCTTGAGGGTTTCGGTCTTACGGAAACGACCCCGGTCACCAACTTCAACAGGCCCTGGCTAATTAAACCCGGCACCACGGGACAGGCCATCAAGGACACCATCGTTAAGATCGCCGATGACGGTGAAATCCTCATCAAGGGGCCCCAGGTCATGGCGGGGTATTACAAGAACGAAGCGGCGACCAGGGAAGTTATGACCAGCGACGGTTTCTTCAGAACGGGCGACATCGGCGCCATAGATGAGGACGGATGCCTGAAAATTACGGGCCGCATCAAGGACATCATCATCACCGCCGGCGGAAAGAACATATCGCCCCAGAATATCGAGAACAGCCTCAAGACCTCGCGCTTTATCGAGCAGGTCGGGATTATCGGCGACAAGCGGAAATTCCTGTCCGCCCTCGTGGTCCCGGCTTTCGTCGAGCTCGAGGCATGGGCAAAACAGCAGGGCATCGACTACAAGGATTCAGCCGAGCTGCTGACGAATCCCCGGGTGCTTGATATGATGCGCAAGGAAATTGATGAGAACACGAAGCAGTTTTCCCGCGTCGAGCAGATCCGAAAGTTCACCCTTATCAAGGCCGAATGGACCCAGCAGACAGGGGAGCTTACTCCCACCCAGAAGGTGAAGAGGAAGGCCATTTCCGAAAAGTACGCCAAGGAAATCGAAGAGATGTATGCCGGGGACACGGGGGATTGA